The Acidobacteriota bacterium genome includes a window with the following:
- a CDS encoding carboxypeptidase-like regulatory domain-containing protein, whose translation MRMLKAILVIGVCVLAGGLSPAVAQDFRGRINGTVTDNTGAILPGVTVTATSPSMIQPQVQVTGGDGSFRFLALPPGTYEINFELAGFQNVKRDGVRVVINQTL comes from the coding sequence ATGCGAATGCTGAAGGCGATCCTAGTGATCGGCGTGTGTGTGCTAGCCGGCGGCCTGAGCCCGGCCGTGGCTCAGGATTTTCGAGGCCGAATTAACGGCACGGTCACCGATAACACCGGCGCAATTCTGCCCGGCGTGACGGTGACGGCGACGAGCCCGTCGATGATTCAACCGCAGGTGCAGGTCACCGGCGGCGATGGTTCGTTCCGGTTCCTCGCCCTGCCTCCGGGCACCTACGAGATCAACTTCGAGCTCGCCGGCTTCCAGAATGTGAAGCGCGACGGCGTCCGCGTGGTCATCAACCAGACCCTG